In the genome of Desulfuromonas sp. DDH964, one region contains:
- the rpmG gene encoding 50S ribosomal protein L33, whose product MRDIVTLACTECKQRNYTTTKNKKNTPDKLEFSKYCRFCKKHTPHRETK is encoded by the coding sequence ATGCGGGACATCGTTACCCTCGCCTGCACCGAGTGCAAGCAACGCAACTACACCACCACCAAGAACAAGAAGAACACACCGGACAAGCTGGAATTCAGCAAGTACTGCCGCTTCTGCAAGAAGCACACACCGCACCGCGAGACCAAATAG
- the rpoB gene encoding DNA-directed RNA polymerase subunit beta, protein MAYSIANNQLLRKHFAQIKRIIDIPNLIDIQKNSYKRFLQAELPPSARQNIGLEAVFRSVFPIRDFSETCSLEYVSYSLGIPKYDVDECHQRGMTFAAPVKVRVRLVSWDVDKDSGVQSIRDIKEQEVYFGEIPLMTENGTFIINGTERVIVSQLHRSPGVFFDHDKGKTHSSGKILYSARVIPYRGSWLDFDFDHKDLLYVRIDRRRKLPATVLLKALGYSTEELLNYYYDIDTLLIDSNGYQKKVNLDLLPGQRAAFDVVAADGEVIVKANRKFTKAAIRKLAEKGIETIQILEEDVLGKIASTDIVDTATGEVVVECNEELTAGKIEELRSRGISELKVLFIDHLYVGPYLRDTLLLDKVGTPDDAMIEIYRRLRPGDPPTLKSARALFDSLFFNAERYDLSAVGRLKLNYKLGLETPLEHTTLTKEDILEVVRYLIDLRNGKGAIDDIDHLGNRRVRAVGELLENQYRVGLVRMERAIKERMSLQEVDSLMPHDLINSKPVSAVVKEFFGSSQLSQFMDQTNPLSEITHKRRLSALGPGGLTRERAGFEVRDVHPTHYGRVCPIETPEGPNIGLIASLSTYARINEHGFVETPYRLVKDGKVTTDIRYFSALEEEGHAIAQANAPLNEDSTFVNELVNARKNGEFMLMNREDIELMDVSPKQLVSVAASLIPFLENDDANRALMGSNMQRQAVPLLRADAPLVGTGMERIVAHDSGAAVVARHHGTVESVDAARIVVRIDEGEVDETGTGVDIYNLIKFIRSNQNTCLNQKPIVKVGDKVKRGEIIADGPSTQWGELALGQNVLVAFMPWEGYNFEDSILISEKLVKEDRYTSIHIEEFECVARDTKLGKEEITDDIPNLGEDALADLDESGIIRIGAEVQPGDILVGKITPKGETQLSPEEKLLRAIFGEKAGDVRDTSLRVPPGVEGVVIGARVFSRKGADKDSRTEMIEKAEIDKLLKDQHDEIRIIRDSTKGKLKSLLVGQTAAVQVVNESGTVLVAKGKKLTEEALDQLPFLAWREISLAKAEEIEEKVATVFLRLAEREDLIKGVFADKIEKLKRGDDLPPGVIKMVKVYIAIKRKLSVGDKMAGRHGNKGVLSRILPEEDMPYMADGTPVEIVLNPLGVPSRMNVGQILETHLGLAARGLGLQIQEVLDRDYSPAALKKKVKTIYGDKELAKFIDGLGDDEVLAMGRRLAGGIPMASPVFEGVNEEQMKAEMTRAGVSSGGQMTLYNGKTGDPFKEQVTVGIMYMLKLHHLVDDKIHARSIGPYSLVTQQPLGGKAQFGGQRLGEMEVWALEAYGAAHALQEFLTVKSDDVAGRTRIYEAIVKGKHTLEAGLPESFNVLIKELQSLCLDVELLEEEEE, encoded by the coding sequence ATGGCTTATTCGATCGCGAATAACCAGCTTCTGAGGAAACACTTCGCGCAGATCAAGCGGATCATCGATATCCCCAATCTGATCGATATCCAGAAGAATTCCTACAAGCGTTTCCTCCAGGCGGAGCTTCCTCCTTCGGCGCGGCAGAATATCGGCCTCGAGGCAGTCTTCCGCTCCGTCTTTCCGATCCGCGACTTCAGCGAAACCTGTTCCCTCGAGTATGTCTCCTACTCCCTGGGAATTCCCAAATATGACGTCGACGAGTGCCACCAGCGCGGCATGACCTTCGCCGCCCCGGTCAAGGTCCGGGTGCGCCTCGTCTCCTGGGATGTCGACAAGGATTCCGGCGTGCAGTCGATCCGCGACATCAAGGAACAGGAGGTCTATTTCGGCGAGATTCCGCTCATGACCGAAAACGGGACCTTCATCATCAACGGGACTGAAAGGGTCATCGTCAGCCAGTTGCACCGCTCCCCCGGGGTCTTTTTCGACCACGACAAGGGAAAAACCCACAGCAGCGGCAAGATCCTTTATTCCGCCCGGGTCATTCCCTACCGCGGCTCTTGGCTCGACTTCGACTTTGATCATAAAGACCTCCTCTACGTGCGCATCGACCGCCGCCGCAAGCTGCCGGCGACGGTGCTGCTCAAGGCCCTCGGCTATTCGACCGAGGAGCTGCTCAACTACTACTACGACATCGATACCCTGCTGATCGACAGCAACGGATACCAGAAAAAGGTCAACCTCGACCTCCTCCCGGGACAGCGCGCCGCCTTCGACGTGGTGGCAGCCGACGGCGAGGTGATCGTCAAGGCGAACCGCAAGTTTACCAAGGCGGCGATCCGCAAGCTGGCCGAAAAGGGGATTGAGACGATCCAGATCCTTGAGGAGGATGTCCTCGGCAAGATCGCCTCCACCGACATCGTCGACACCGCCACCGGCGAGGTTGTCGTCGAATGCAACGAGGAACTGACCGCCGGCAAGATCGAAGAGTTGCGCAGCCGCGGTATCAGCGAGCTCAAGGTCCTCTTCATCGACCACCTCTATGTCGGCCCCTATCTGCGCGACACCCTGCTCCTCGACAAGGTCGGGACCCCGGACGACGCGATGATCGAGATTTATCGGCGGCTGCGCCCCGGTGATCCGCCGACCCTGAAGAGCGCCCGGGCCCTCTTCGACAGCCTCTTCTTCAACGCCGAGCGCTACGACCTCTCCGCCGTCGGCCGACTCAAGCTCAACTACAAGCTCGGTCTCGAGACGCCGCTGGAGCACACCACCCTGACCAAGGAGGATATCCTTGAAGTGGTGCGCTACCTGATTGACCTGCGCAACGGCAAGGGGGCCATCGACGATATCGACCACCTCGGCAACCGCCGGGTGCGCGCCGTCGGCGAGCTGCTCGAAAACCAGTACCGGGTCGGCCTGGTGCGCATGGAGCGCGCCATCAAGGAGCGCATGAGCCTGCAGGAAGTCGACAGCCTGATGCCCCACGACCTGATCAACTCCAAGCCGGTCTCGGCGGTGGTCAAGGAGTTCTTCGGTTCCAGCCAGCTCTCCCAGTTCATGGACCAGACCAACCCCCTCTCCGAGATCACCCACAAGCGGCGCCTCTCGGCCCTCGGACCGGGGGGCCTGACCCGCGAGCGGGCCGGCTTCGAGGTGCGCGACGTCCATCCGACCCACTACGGCCGCGTCTGCCCGATCGAGACCCCGGAGGGGCCGAACATCGGCCTGATCGCGTCGCTCTCGACCTATGCCCGCATCAACGAGCACGGTTTCGTCGAGACCCCCTACCGGCTGGTCAAGGACGGCAAGGTCACCACCGATATCCGCTACTTCTCGGCCCTCGAGGAGGAGGGGCATGCCATCGCCCAGGCGAACGCGCCCCTCAACGAGGACAGCACCTTCGTCAACGAGCTGGTCAATGCCCGCAAGAACGGCGAGTTCATGCTGATGAACCGCGAGGACATCGAGCTGATGGACGTCTCGCCCAAGCAGCTGGTCTCGGTCGCCGCCTCGCTGATCCCTTTCCTCGAAAACGACGACGCCAACCGCGCCCTGATGGGCTCGAACATGCAGCGTCAGGCGGTGCCGCTGCTGCGGGCAGACGCGCCGCTGGTCGGTACCGGCATGGAGCGCATCGTCGCCCATGACTCGGGCGCCGCGGTCGTCGCTCGCCATCACGGCACCGTCGAGAGCGTCGACGCGGCCCGCATCGTGGTGCGCATCGACGAAGGGGAAGTCGACGAGACCGGCACCGGTGTCGACATCTACAACCTGATCAAGTTCATCCGCAGCAACCAGAACACCTGCCTCAACCAGAAACCGATCGTCAAGGTCGGCGACAAGGTCAAGCGCGGCGAGATCATCGCCGACGGCCCCTCGACCCAGTGGGGGGAGCTCGCCCTCGGGCAGAACGTCCTGGTCGCCTTCATGCCCTGGGAAGGGTACAACTTCGAGGACTCGATCCTGATCTCCGAGAAGCTGGTCAAGGAGGACCGCTACACCTCGATTCACATCGAGGAGTTCGAGTGCGTCGCCCGCGACACCAAGCTCGGCAAGGAAGAGATCACCGACGACATCCCCAACCTCGGTGAGGACGCCCTCGCCGATCTCGACGAGAGCGGCATTATCCGCATCGGCGCCGAGGTTCAGCCCGGCGACATTCTGGTCGGCAAGATCACCCCGAAAGGGGAGACCCAGCTCTCCCCCGAGGAGAAGCTGCTGCGTGCCATCTTCGGCGAAAAGGCCGGCGATGTGCGCGATACCTCGCTGCGGGTCCCGCCGGGGGTCGAGGGGGTCGTCATCGGCGCCCGCGTCTTCTCCCGCAAGGGGGCGGACAAGGACAGCCGCACCGAGATGATCGAGAAGGCGGAGATCGACAAGCTGCTCAAGGATCAGCACGACGAGATCCGCATCATCCGCGACTCGACCAAGGGGAAACTGAAATCGCTGCTGGTCGGTCAGACCGCGGCGGTCCAGGTCGTCAACGAGAGCGGGACCGTCCTCGTTGCCAAGGGGAAAAAGCTGACCGAGGAAGCCCTCGATCAGCTGCCGTTCCTCGCCTGGCGCGAAATCTCCCTCGCCAAGGCCGAGGAGATCGAAGAGAAGGTGGCGACGGTCTTTTTGCGCCTCGCCGAACGGGAGGACCTGATCAAGGGGGTTTTTGCCGACAAGATCGAGAAGCTCAAGCGTGGCGACGATCTCCCCCCGGGCGTGATCAAGATGGTCAAGGTCTACATCGCCATCAAGCGCAAGCTCTCGGTCGGCGACAAGATGGCCGGTCGCCACGGTAACAAGGGTGTCCTCTCGCGCATCCTCCCCGAAGAAGATATGCCCTACATGGCCGACGGCACCCCGGTGGAGATTGTCCTCAATCCCCTCGGCGTCCCGTCCCGTATGAACGTCGGCCAGATCCTCGAGACCCACCTCGGGCTCGCCGCCCGCGGCCTCGGTCTGCAGATCCAGGAAGTGCTCGACCGCGATTACAGCCCGGCGGCGCTGAAGAAGAAGGTCAAGACGATCTACGGCGACAAGGAGCTCGCCAAGTTCATTGACGGCCTCGGCGACGACGAGGTGCTGGCGATGGGACGCCGCCTCGCCGGCGGCATCCCGATGGCCTCCCCGGTTTTCGAGGGGGTCAACGAAGAGCAGATGAAGGCCGAAATGACCAGGGCCGGCGTCTCCAGCGGCGGGCAGATGACCCTCTATAACGGCAAGACCGGCGACCCCTTCAAGGAACAGGTCACCGTTGGCATCATGTATATGCTCAAACTGCACCACCTGGTTGACGACAAGATCCACGCCCGTTCCATCGGCCCCTACAGCCTCGTCACCCAGCAGCCGCTGGGCGGCAAGGCCCAGTTCGGTGGCCAGCGCCTCGGCGAGATGGAGGTCTGGGCGCTCGAAGCCTACGGCGCAGCCCATGCGCTGCAGGAGTTCCTCACCGTCAAGTCCGACGACGTCGCCGGCCGCACCCGGATCTACGAGGCGATCGTCAAGGGGAAGCATACCCTGGAGGCGGGACTCCCCGAGTCCTTCAACGTCCTGATCAAGGAACTCCAGTCGCTCTGCCTCGACGTCGAACTGCTCGAGGAAGAAGAGGAATAG
- the nusG gene encoding transcription termination/antitermination protein NusG, with product MAMKWYGVHTYSGYENKVKLNLEERIRQFGAEDRFGTVLIPSETVVELKKGERRTSSRKFFPGYILVQMELDNETWHIVKDTPKVTGFVGGGATPPAIPDEDVAKITARMEEGVERPKPKVQFEVGETVRVVDGPFLNFTGVVEDVKPDKAKLKVMVSIFGRVTPVELEFIQVEKTS from the coding sequence ATGGCAATGAAGTGGTACGGGGTTCATACCTACTCGGGGTACGAAAACAAGGTCAAGCTCAACCTCGAGGAGCGCATACGCCAGTTCGGAGCGGAAGACCGTTTCGGGACGGTGCTGATTCCCTCGGAGACCGTCGTCGAGCTGAAAAAGGGCGAGCGCCGCACTTCGTCGCGGAAATTCTTCCCCGGCTACATCCTGGTGCAGATGGAGCTCGACAACGAGACCTGGCACATCGTCAAGGATACGCCGAAGGTGACCGGTTTCGTCGGTGGCGGCGCCACCCCGCCGGCGATCCCCGACGAGGATGTGGCGAAGATCACCGCCCGGATGGAAGAAGGGGTCGAGCGGCCCAAGCCGAAGGTCCAGTTCGAAGTCGGTGAGACGGTGCGGGTGGTCGACGGGCCGTTCCTCAATTTCACCGGTGTCGTCGAGGACGTCAAGCCCGACAAGGCGAAGCTCAAGGTTATGGTCAGCATTTTTGGCCGGGTTACCCCGGTGGAACTCGAATTCATACAGGTCGAAAAAACCAGCTAA
- the rplJ gene encoding 50S ribosomal protein L10, giving the protein MNKNSKEQVVADLAAKLANAKATFLADYRGLNVEQVNALRGELRKADVEYQVVKNTLLRLAAKGTGAECLDAHLAGPTAIAIAGADPVAPAKILSEFAKANAKFELKAGALDGKLLSIDDIKALAELPSREVLLGKLLGTLNAPVSNFVGVLAAVPRSLVQVLAAIQDKKAA; this is encoded by the coding sequence TTGAATAAGAACAGCAAGGAACAAGTCGTTGCCGACCTCGCCGCCAAGCTGGCGAACGCCAAGGCTACCTTTCTCGCCGACTACCGCGGGCTGAACGTCGAGCAGGTCAATGCCCTGCGCGGCGAACTGCGCAAGGCCGACGTCGAGTACCAGGTGGTGAAGAATACCCTGCTGCGCCTTGCCGCCAAGGGCACCGGCGCCGAGTGCCTCGACGCGCACCTGGCCGGCCCGACCGCCATCGCCATCGCCGGCGCTGACCCGGTCGCCCCGGCCAAGATTCTCAGCGAATTCGCCAAGGCCAACGCCAAATTCGAGCTCAAGGCCGGCGCTCTCGACGGCAAGCTGCTGTCGATCGACGACATCAAGGCCCTGGCCGAACTGCCGTCGCGCGAAGTGCTGCTCGGCAAGCTGCTCGGTACCCTTAACGCCCCGGTGTCCAACTTTGTTGGCGTACTGGCGGCGGTACCGCGTTCGCTGGTCCAGGTGCTCGCGGCAATCCAGGACAAGAAGGCGGCCTGA
- the rplK gene encoding 50S ribosomal protein L11, with protein MAKKVIGMIKLQIPAGKANPSPPVGPALGQHGVNIMEFCKAFNAKTQAEAGMITPVVITVYGDRSFSFITKTPPAAVLLLKAAKLEKGSGVPNKTKVGKVTKAQVKEIAELKMPDLNAFDLDAAIRTIEGTARSMGLEVE; from the coding sequence ATGGCCAAGAAGGTTATCGGAATGATAAAACTGCAGATTCCTGCCGGCAAGGCGAACCCTTCGCCGCCGGTCGGTCCCGCGCTCGGTCAGCACGGGGTCAACATCATGGAATTCTGCAAGGCGTTCAACGCCAAGACCCAGGCTGAAGCGGGGATGATTACCCCGGTGGTGATCACCGTCTATGGTGACCGCTCCTTCTCCTTTATCACCAAGACCCCGCCGGCGGCGGTTCTGTTGCTCAAGGCGGCCAAACTCGAAAAGGGGTCCGGCGTTCCCAACAAGACCAAGGTGGGGAAGGTGACCAAGGCCCAGGTCAAGGAGATCGCCGAGCTGAAGATGCCCGACCTTAACGCATTCGACCTGGACGCCGCGATCCGTACCATCGAGGGTACCGCCCGCAGCATGGGTCTCGAAGTCGAATAA
- the rplL gene encoding 50S ribosomal protein L7/L12 — protein sequence MAAITKEQVVEFIEKMSVLELSELVKELEEKFGVSAAAPVAVAAAGPAAAAAAPVEEKDEFDVVLKEAGDKKINVIKVVRAVTGLGLKEAKDLVDGAPQTVKEAMPKAEAEELKKQLEEAGAKVELK from the coding sequence ATGGCTGCAATCACCAAGGAACAGGTTGTCGAATTTATCGAGAAGATGTCCGTTCTCGAACTGTCTGAACTGGTCAAGGAACTGGAAGAGAAATTCGGCGTCTCCGCCGCGGCCCCGGTCGCCGTTGCCGCTGCCGGCCCGGCCGCTGCTGCTGCCGCCCCGGTCGAAGAGAAGGACGAGTTCGACGTCGTCCTCAAGGAAGCCGGCGACAAGAAGATCAACGTCATCAAGGTGGTCCGTGCCGTGACCGGTCTCGGCCTCAAGGAAGCCAAGGACCTCGTCGACGGCGCTCCCCAGACCGTCAAGGAAGCGATGCCCAAGGCCGAAGCCGAAGAACTGAAGAAACAGCTTGAGGAAGCCGGCGCCAAAGTGGAGCTCAAATAG
- the tuf gene encoding elongation factor Tu: MSKAKFERTKPHVNIGTIGHVDHGKTTLTAAITKVLASRGGAEFKAFDMIDNAPEERERGITIATAHVEYQTEKRHYAHVDCPGHADYVKNMITGAAQMDGAILVCSAADGPMPQTREHILLARQVGVPAMVVFLNKADMVDDEELMELVELEVRELLSAYDFPGDDIPIIPGSALKALECGCGKVECAACKPVLDLMDAVDSYIPEPERAIDRPFLMPVEDVFSISGRGTVATGRVERGVVKVGEEIEIVGMKATAKTVVTGVEMFRKLLDQGQAGDNVGVLLRGVKREDIERGQVLAKPGSITPHTKFKAEAYILTKEEGGRHTPFFKGYRPQFYFRTTDVTGIVELPEGTEMVMPGDNIAMTVNLITPIAMDKELRFAIREGGRTVGAGVVSDIIE, from the coding sequence ATGTCCAAAGCCAAATTCGAAAGAACCAAGCCCCATGTCAACATCGGGACGATCGGTCACGTTGACCACGGCAAGACGACCCTGACCGCCGCCATCACCAAGGTTCTGGCGTCCCGGGGCGGCGCCGAGTTCAAAGCCTTCGACATGATCGACAACGCTCCCGAGGAGCGCGAGCGCGGCATCACCATCGCCACCGCCCACGTCGAGTACCAGACCGAGAAGCGGCACTACGCCCACGTCGACTGCCCGGGCCATGCCGACTACGTCAAGAACATGATCACCGGTGCGGCGCAGATGGACGGCGCGATCCTGGTCTGTTCGGCGGCCGACGGCCCGATGCCGCAGACCCGCGAGCACATCCTGCTCGCCCGCCAGGTCGGCGTCCCCGCCATGGTCGTTTTCCTCAACAAGGCCGACATGGTCGACGACGAGGAGCTGATGGAGCTGGTCGAGCTGGAGGTGCGTGAGCTCCTCTCCGCCTACGACTTCCCCGGCGACGACATTCCGATCATCCCCGGCAGCGCGCTGAAAGCCCTCGAGTGCGGCTGCGGCAAGGTGGAGTGCGCGGCCTGCAAGCCGGTCCTCGACCTGATGGATGCGGTCGACAGCTACATCCCCGAGCCGGAGCGGGCCATCGATCGCCCCTTCCTGATGCCGGTGGAAGACGTCTTCTCGATCTCCGGCCGCGGCACCGTGGCGACCGGTCGTGTCGAGCGCGGCGTGGTCAAGGTCGGCGAGGAGATCGAGATCGTCGGCATGAAGGCGACGGCGAAGACGGTCGTCACCGGTGTCGAGATGTTCCGCAAGCTGCTCGACCAGGGGCAGGCCGGTGACAACGTCGGCGTGCTGCTGCGCGGCGTCAAGCGCGAGGACATCGAGCGCGGCCAGGTGCTGGCCAAGCCCGGCAGCATCACCCCGCACACCAAGTTCAAGGCCGAAGCCTACATCCTGACCAAGGAGGAGGGGGGTCGTCACACCCCGTTCTTCAAGGGCTACCGTCCCCAGTTCTACTTCCGGACCACGGACGTGACCGGGATCGTCGAGCTGCCGGAGGGGACCGAGATGGTCATGCCGGGCGACAACATCGCCATGACCGTGAACCTGATCACCCCGATTGCCATGGACAAGGAACTGCGCTTCGCGATCCGCGAAGGCGGCCGCACCGTCGGCGCCGGTGTCGTCTCCGACATCATCGAGTAA
- the secE gene encoding preprotein translocase subunit SecE, with the protein MLGKATQFLSNVKGELEKVTWPTRKDTYASTLVVISLVMAVAVFLWVVDSALSTLIRLLLR; encoded by the coding sequence GTGCTTGGTAAAGCGACCCAGTTTCTGAGCAACGTCAAGGGTGAGCTCGAAAAGGTCACCTGGCCGACCCGAAAAGACACCTATGCTTCGACGCTGGTGGTCATCTCGCTGGTCATGGCCGTCGCCGTCTTTCTCTGGGTGGTCGACTCGGCCCTCTCCACGCTGATCCGTTTGCTCCTCCGCTGA
- the rplA gene encoding 50S ribosomal protein L1, whose protein sequence is MPTGKQHKAAKAQIDRTQVYTLEEGIALVKQAAFAKFDETVDISVRLGVDPRKADQMVRGAVVLPNGLGKTVRVLVFAKGEKAQEAQAAGADYVGADDLVAKIQGGWFDFDTAIATPDMMGTVGKIGKLLGPRGLMPNPKVGTVTFDIGRAVNEAKSGKVEYRVEKAGIVHAPVGKVSFDPEKLAGNILAVMDALVKAKPQTSKGTYLKKISLSSTMGPGINLDVPAVQALVK, encoded by the coding sequence ATGCCAACAGGAAAACAGCATAAAGCAGCCAAGGCCCAGATCGACCGCACCCAAGTCTATACCCTCGAAGAGGGGATCGCCCTGGTCAAGCAGGCCGCTTTCGCCAAGTTCGACGAGACCGTCGATATTTCGGTGCGCCTCGGCGTCGACCCGCGCAAGGCCGACCAGATGGTCCGCGGCGCCGTCGTCCTTCCCAACGGCCTCGGCAAGACCGTACGTGTCCTTGTCTTTGCCAAGGGGGAGAAAGCCCAGGAAGCCCAGGCTGCCGGTGCCGATTACGTCGGTGCCGATGACCTGGTCGCCAAGATCCAGGGGGGCTGGTTCGATTTCGACACCGCCATCGCCACCCCGGACATGATGGGGACCGTCGGCAAGATCGGCAAGCTCCTCGGCCCCCGCGGCCTGATGCCGAACCCCAAGGTCGGCACCGTCACCTTCGACATCGGCCGCGCCGTCAACGAGGCGAAGTCGGGCAAGGTCGAATACCGCGTCGAGAAGGCCGGGATCGTCCACGCGCCGGTCGGCAAGGTCTCCTTTGACCCGGAAAAACTCGCCGGCAACATCCTGGCGGTGATGGACGCCCTGGTCAAGGCCAAGCCGCAGACCTCCAAAGGGACCTACCTGAAGAAGATCAGCCTCTCCAGCACCATGGGCCCGGGCATCAATCTCGATGTCCCGGCGGTCCAGGCGCTGGTCAAGTAA